In one Culex quinquefasciatus strain JHB chromosome 2, VPISU_Cqui_1.0_pri_paternal, whole genome shotgun sequence genomic region, the following are encoded:
- the LOC119767536 gene encoding activator of 90 kDa heat shock protein ATPase homolog 1, whose translation MAKWGEGDPRWIVEERPDATNVNNWHWTEKNATPWSKDKLKLLLQDFVVAGSGQEAKVVEIEKMDGEATANNRKGKLIFFYEWNIVLKWKGVCDDEDVTGKVTIPNLSEENDIDEVELTVSVDTSNNASEKLKLFMYNIGRDKIRKQLDTYVKQLKQDFAKGLILPKKGEEGSAVKPDKETVFASGFNKQKIELKTVTSEPKTVGVKLDVKTLDVQERFQCRANELYDALTRQDMVTAFTRGHVKLDLFKGGEFVLFGGNVTGKYDEIVPNKKIVQTWRLKQWPSGHFSNVVMELEEREDHTVLKLTQTLIPAAEFEATKANWSRYYWDSIRSAFGFGSFLY comes from the exons ATGGCCAAATGGGGCGAAGGTGATCCCCGGTGGATCGTGGAGGAGCGTCCGGACGCGACCAACGTAAACAACTGGCACTGGACGGAGAAGAACGCCACACCGTGGTCCAAGGACAAGCtgaagctgctgctgcaggACTTTGTGGTGGCCGGTTCCGGCCAGGAGGCCAAAGTGGTCGAGATTGAAAAGATGGACGGCGAGGCCACGGCCAACAACCGGAAGGGAAAGCTGATCTTCTTCTACGAGTGGAACATCGTGCTCAAGTGGAAGGGCGTGTGTGACGACGAGGACGTCACCGGAAAAGTCACc ATTCCGAACCTGTCCGAGGAGAACGACATTGACGAGGTCGAGCTGACCGTGTCGGTGGACACATCGAACAACGCCTCCGAGAAGCTAAAGCTGTTCATGTACAACATTGGCCGGGACAAGATCCGGAAACAGCTGGACACGTACGTCAAGCAGCTAAAGCAGGACTTTGCCAAGGGGCTGATCCTGCCGAAAAAGGGCGAAGAAGGCTCCGCCGTCAAGCCGGACAAGGAAACCGTGTTCGCCAGCGGGTTCAACAAGCAAAAGATCGAACTGAAAACGGTGACGAGCGAGCCCAAAACCGTCGGCGTCAAGCTGGACGTCAAGACGCTGGACGTGCAGGAACGGTTTCAGTGCCGGGCGAACGAACTGTACGACGCGCTGACGCGGCAGGACATGGTGACGGCATTTACCCGGGGTCACGTCAAGCTGGATTTGTTCAAGGGGGGAGA GTTTGTGCTATTTGGCGGAAACGTCACCGGCAAGTACGACGAGATTGTGCCGAACAAAAAGATCGTTCAGACCTGGCGGTTGAAGCAGTGGCCCTCTGGGCACTTTTCCAACGTTGTGATGGAGCTGGAGGAGCGG GAGGACCACACCGTGCTCAAGCTCACCCAGACGTTGATTCCGGCGGCCGAGTTCGAGGCGACCAAGGCCAACTGGAGCCGCTACTACTGGGACAGTATTCGGTCGGCGTTCGGGTTTGGCAGTTTTCTGTACTAA